ATTACCCACCTGCTGGTACGGCTGTTCGGCTATCTGGGCGCGAGCTTGTTGTTGCTAGCGTTGTTCCTGGGCGGGGTGACCCTGTTCACGGGCCTTTCCTGGCTTGCGCTGATGGATCGTACTGGGCGCTACCTGCTGGACGGTCTGGATTGGCTCCAGCATCGACTGTCGCGGCTGCGGGCGGAGTGGGCCACCCGGCGCGTGCGCCGGGACCGGGAACGGGAGCGGGATGGGGAGATTCAGCAGGAACGGGCCCAGGTCCACGCCCGCGGCCGGCCCCGCATCGAGCCGGTGGTACCGCGCATCGAACCCAGCCTGCGGGTGGAACGGGAACGCCAAGTCCCCCTGTTTGAAGCCCAGGATTCGGAGTTGCCGCCCCTCGCCCTGCTAGATCCCCCGGAACCCAACCCGGATGGGTATTCCACCGAAGCCCTGGAAGTGATGTCCCGCCAAGTGGAGGGGAAGCTCCGCGACTTTGGGGTGGAGGTGACGGTGGAATCCGTCCACCCGGGGCCGGTGATCACACGGTTTGAGTTGCAGCCGGCTCCCGGGGTGAAGGTCAGTCAGATCAGCAACCTCGCCAAGGACGTGGCCCGGGCCCTGTCGGCGGTGAGCGTACGGGTGGTGGAGGTGATCCCGGGCAAGTCGGTGGTGGGACTGGAGATCCCCAATGAGGCGCGCGAACAGGTGAGTCTCGGGGAGATCCTGCGTTCTGAGGAATATGACCACGCGTCCTCGCCGTTGACCCTGGCCTTGGGCAAGGACATCGGCGGGCGTCCGGTGGTGGCGGATCTGACGCGCATGCCCCACCTGCTGGTGGCGGGTACCACCGGGTCGGGAAAATCCGTGGCCCTAAACGCCATGCTCTTGAGCCTGCTGTACAAGGCGACCGCGCAGCAGGTGCGTCTGATCCTCATCGATCCAAAGATGCTGGAACTCTCGGTCTACGAGGGGGTGCCGCACCTGCTCACGCCGGTGGTCACCGACATGAAGGAGGCGGCCAACGCCTTGCGCTGGTGTGTGGCGGAGATGGAACGCCGCTACCAGCTCATGTCCAAGCTCGGGGTGCGCAACATCGCGGGCTACAACCGCAAGGTCCAGGAAGCCATCGAGCGCAAAGAGCCGATCCCGGACCCGCTGTTCGAGGCGTCCCCGTTGGAAGGCGCGCCGGCCCCGCCGACACTTGAGCCACTGCCTTATATCGTTGTGCTGATCGACGAGTTCGCCGACATGATGATGGTGGTGGGCAAGAAGGTGGAGGAGCTGATCGCGCGCCTCGCCCAGAAGGCGCGCGCCTCCGGTATCCACTTGATCCTTGCCACCCAGCGTCCATCGGTAGACGTGATCACCGGTTTGATCAAGGCCAACATTCCCACCCGGATCGCGTTTCAGGTGTCCTCCAAGGTGGACTCGCGTACGATCCTGGACCAGATGGGTGCCGAGCAGCTCCTGGGGCATGGGGATATGTTGTACCTGCCGCCCGGCACCGGGCTGCCGGTCCGCGTTCATGGTGCCTATGTGGCGGACCATGAAGTGCACAAGGTCGTGGAGCAACTGCGCCGCAAAGGCGCGCCGGAGTACTACGAGGAGATCCTCCAGGATCGGGAGGAGCTCGGCGCCGCTGGCGCCGAGGCGAACGGCGGTGAGCTGGATCCCCTCTACGACCAGGCGGTGCGTATCGTCACCGAGAGTCGCAGGGCGTCGATCTCCGGTGTCCAGCGTCGCCTCAAGATCGGCTACAACCGGGCCGCGCGGATGATCGAGGAAATGGAGCGCACCGGTGTGGTGGGTCCGTTGCAGAGCAACGGCGCGCGGGAAGTGCTGGCGGGATCCCCCCCGGAGGACTGATGCCTGGAACGAAGCGGCCCGCAGTGTGGCCAGTGGTCTTGATGCTTGGAATGGTGTTGACGGCGGGATACGCCGCGGCCGCGGCGCGTCCCGATCCGGCCCACCCGCTGGCCGCGTTCCTGGACGGACTCCAGACCCTGCGAGCAGACTTCGCGCAGTCGGTGGTGGATGACCGCGGGCAAGTCGTGCAGAAGAGCCGCGGAACTCTGTATCTGGAACGCCCTGGGCGCTTCCGTTGGGACTATCAGGAGCCACCGGAACTCATTGTCGCGGACGGCAAACGGTTGTGGTTCTATGACAGCGGGCTGGAGCAGGTGACGGTGCGGCCCTTGGAGCAGGGCTTGGGCGACTTGCCGGTGGCGCTGCTTACCAGCACGCGTTCGGTGGAGACGCGTTTTCACATCCGCGATCTGGGGATTGGTGACGGGCTGCATTGGCTGCGGCTGATTCCGCGCACCAAGGGCAGTGGATTCGACTGGATGCGGCTGGGATTCCGTGGTGATCTGCTGGTACGCATGCAATTGCGCGACAGCTTGGGGCAAACGACCCGCATCGCGTTTACCCAAGTGCAGCGCAATCCAAAGCTCGATCCGAAGCTGTTCCAGTTCACGCCACCGCCTGGGGTGGACGTGATCGGCAACCCGGGTCCCGTTCCGGGCCGGCCCGCGAGTGGCGGAGCACCCAGTTCCACTAATCCCCGGTAACCGGCCGCAGCGCGCCGGCGCCGGATGGTTACCGAATACGCACATGGAAGCGATGCAGGATCGTGCCACAGATCATCGCCCCCTCGCGGACCGGATGCGGCCGCGCAATGTGGGGGAATTCATTGGCCAGGCGCACCTGCTCGGCTGCGGCAAGCCCTTGCGCCGTGCGCTGGATGAGGGGCGTTTGCACTCAATGGTGCTGTGGGGGCCACCCGGCAGCGGCAAGACCACCTTGGCGCGGATCATGGCCGTCACTTGCGACGCGCAGTTCCTGCAACTCTCGGCGGTGCTCTCGGGGGTCAAGGACATCCGCGCGGCGGTGGAGCAGGCACGGGTGGCGCTGGCGGCAGGTGGACGCACGGTGCTGTTCGTGGACGAGGTGCACCGGTTCAATACTGCCCAGCAGGACGCGTTCCTGCCCTATGTCGAGGACGGCACGCTGATCTTCGTGGGTGCCACGACCGAGAATCCGTCCTTCGCCCTGAACAACGCGCTGCTATCGCGGGCCCGCACCTATGTACTGAAGGCACTCACGGTAGAGGACCTGCGACAGGTCGTCGACCAGGCCCTGATGGACGGTGAGCGGGGGCTCGGCGTCCGGTGTTTGGAACTTGCCGCTCCGTTGCGGGACCTGCTCGCCACGGCTGCCGACGGTGATGGCCGCCGGGTCCTGAACCTGTTGGAACTCGCCGCCGACCTGGCGGAGAACCGGGGCGGCGTGGCGCACATCAGCGCGGCGGCGATCCAGGACGTGGTGGCCGGCGGCGTGCGCCGTTTCGACAAGGGTGGCGACGCGTTTTACGATCAGATCTCGGCGTTGCACAAGTCGGTGCGGGGTTCGGCGCCGGACGCCGCCCTCTACTGGCTAGTGCGCATGCTGGACGGGGGTTGCGATCCCCGGTACATTGCCCGCCGGGTGGTGCGCATGGCCTGCGAGGATATCGGCAACGCCGACCCGCGGGCGCTGGCTCTGGCCCTGCAGGCCTGGGATGTCCAGGAACGTCTTGGCAGCCCGGAGGGGGAACTGGCTCTGGGCCAAGCGGTGGTGTATCTGGCCTGCGCGCCGAAGAGCAACGCAGTGTATGCCGCGTTCAACGCGGCGCTGGAGGACGTGCGCCGCGGCGGTTCTCTCGAGGTGCCGGCGCATTTGCGCAACGCGCCCACCGGGCTCATGAAACAGCTCGGGCACGGGAAGGACTACCGCTACGCCCATGACGAGCCCGATGCCTACGCCGTCGGCGAGCAATACTTCCCAGAGGGGCTAGGACAGCGCCGCTACTACCAGCCCGTCCCCCGGGGTCTGGAGATCCGCATCGGCGAGCGCCTCGCGGAACTGCGGGCGCGGGACGGCCGGGCGGGGAAGGGACCGAAAGGTTGACCTGCGTTTCCGGCTTCGCGCTGTCCCGGAGGAAACGCCAGCGCCGTGGTGCTCGGTGGGTATAGGGCCACCAGTGAGTCCGAGCGGGACCCGTTCGCGCCGGGGCCGGCGGGCCGGGTGTAATCCCACCGGCCGGAGGTGCATCGGGCGCGCCGGACTGTTTCCACGGTGCAGGCGGCGCCCTACCACTGGAGCTGTCAGCTGCGTTCATGAATAATATGGGTTTGTGGCGCGCACCGGTGCGCCAGCCCCGGGACCGGCACGGGTGGTGATGGGTCCGGGGGTGGATACCGAACGAGCGGATCAGGAGCGGCGATGCTGTCAATGAAATCTGAACGGGCGACGGGGCCAGACTGGCGGAGGGCGGGGTCATGACCCGGCTGTTGGCTATCGCAGCGGGCGGTGCGGTCGGCGCGCTGCTGCGTTACTGGGTATCGACCGGGATGCACGTGCTGCTCGGCCGCGACTTTCCCTACGGAACCCTGACCGTGAACGTGACCGGATGTCTCGCCATGGGGTTTCTGTCGGTGCTGTTCCTGGAGCGCATGGAGGTCGGCCCGGAGTGGCGCGCGGCGATCCTGATCGGCCTGCTCGGGGCGTTTACCACGTTTTCCACTTTTTCCATAGAGACCTTCAACCTGATCGAGGGTGCCCAGTACTTCAAAGCGGGGCTCAACATGACGTTGAGCCTGGCCGCCTGCATGGTGGCCACCTGGGTGGGCGTGTTGGGAGGACGCACGTTATGAAGACCGTCGAAGTCACCATGGTGCGGATCTACATCACTGAGGGCAACGGCAAGATGGAGCAGCTGCTCAAGCAGCTCCATGACGTCGAGAAGGTGCGCGGCGCCACTGTATATCGCGCCGTTACCGGATTCGGCCAGTCGGGCCGGATGCATTCGTCCACGCTGTTGGACATGTCCTTGGATCTGCCGCTGGTGCTGGAGTTCTTCGACGAGCCGCAGCGCGCGGCCACGATCCAGGAACACCTTGCCACGGTGATCAAACCCGGCCACATGGTGAGTTGGCCGGCGTGGGTCAACGTGGCCCACTAGCGCGATGCTCGATCCCCGCATCCTGCGCAGCGATTCGGAGGGCTGCGCCGCACAGCTCGCACGGCGCGGTTTCCACCTCGACACGGGACGGCTGAATGAGCTGGAAGGGGCACGCAAAGCGCTGCAGTCCCACACTCAGGAGCTGCAGAACCAGCGCAACCGCAGTGCCAAGGCCATCGGTGTGGCGAAGGCGCAGGGGCAGGACGTCGCGCCGTTGTTGGCCGAGGCGAGCGGGCTCGGGGACGAGTTGAAGATCGCGGAGGTGCGGCTGCAACACCTCCAGGCGGAACTCGATGACTTGCTCATGGAAATCCCGAACCTGCCCCACCCCGCGGTACCGGACGGGCGCGACGAAACGGACAACGCGGAGCTGCGCCGCTGGGGCGTACCGCCGCAGTTCCCATTCCCCCCCCGCGACCATGTAGACCTGGGAGCCGGGCTGGGTCTGATGGACTTCGACGCGGCCGCGAAGCTGAGTGGCGCACGGTTCGTGGTCCTGCATGGCCCGCTGGCGCGGCTGCATCGCGCCTTGATCCAGTTCATGCTGGATCTGCACACCGGCGAACATGGTTACCGGGAGGTGTACGTACCCTATCTGGTGAACGCCGAGAGCCTGCGGGGCACCGGGCAACTGCCCAAGTTCGGGGAGGACCTGTTCGCGGTCCAGGGAGACTCCGGCCTCTACTTGATCCCCACCGCCGAGGTGCCGGTGACCAATCTGGCGCGCGACGCGATCCTGCCGGCGGAGGCGCTGCCCTTGCGTTTCGTCTGCCACACGCCGAGTTTTCGCAGCGAGGCAGGCTCCTATGGCAAGGACACGCGCGGCATGATTCGCCAGCACCAGTTCGAGAAGGTGGAGCTGGTACAGATCGTGCCCCCGGGGCAGTCCGATGCGGCTTTGGAACAGCTTACCAACCATGCGGAGGAGGTGCTGCGCCGGTTAGGCCTGGCGTACCGGACCATGGCGTTGTGCAGCGGGGACCTCGGTTTCGCCGCGGCGCGGACCTATGACCTGGAAGTGTGGCTGCCGGGCCAGCAGTGTTACCGCGAGATTTCCTCGTGCAGCGGCTTTGGGGATTTCCAGGCGCGACGTCTGAAGGCGCGCTGGCGCAACCCGGAAACCGGCAAGCCGGAACTCGTGCATACGCTCAACGGGTCCGGTCTCGCCGTGGGCCGTACGCTGGTGGCGGTGCTGGAGAATTACCAGGATGCGGACGGCAGTGTGCGGGTTCCCGAGGTACTCCGGTCCTACATGCAGGGGCTGGAGCGCATCGCGCCAGGGTGCTGAGCGGCGCGGGGTCTTCTCCCATGTGGGGCGCGTGGTGCGACAGCGACCGTCGCGGCGTGTGGATACCCGGCACGTCTGGTACACCGGTCTATCTAAGCCCTTGGGGGATTGCCTCCGGTCATGAACGCCCGCGAACTCACTGGGGTGGTGCTGGCGGGTGGCCGTGGACAGCGCATGGGGGGCGTTGACAAGGGCTTGGTCTCCCTGTGTGGACGGCCCCTCATCGAACACGTGTTGACAGCTCTTGCGCCTCAGGTGGGGGAGGTGTTGATCAGCGCCAACCGCAATCACGCAGCCTACCGGCGTTACGGCTGCCGGGTGGTGGCAGATGTCTGGGAGGGGTATCCGGGACCCTTGGCCGGGATCGCCAGTGCCCTTCAGGCGGCGGCCACCACACATGTGCTGTGCGTGCCCTGTGACGCTCCGGACTTGCCTGCGGACCTTGGCCGGCGCCTGGCCGCGGCCTTGAAGGGCGGTGACCGGGCCGCGGTGGTCCATGACGGGGTGCGGCGGCAACCGCTGTTTGTGCTCCTGGCGCGGGATCTCGAGCTGGACCTGCAACGTTATCTGGGGGAAGGGGGCCGCGCCGCGCGGGACTGGCTTGAGCGCGTAGCGGCGGTGCCGGTGGATTTTTCTCACCAGGCGGATGCGTTCCACAATCTCAACACCCTGGAAGACCTGCGGGGCCTGGAGGTCCAGCTGCGGCGTCACGATCCCGCGGACTGACCGCAACGGCGAATTCCCCGGTGCACCAGGATGTGGCGTGGCGGCGCGCGCGCGCAAGAAACCGGTGCGGCGCGGGCGGGCCCGGGCTTCCGGCGTTGCCGGGTGCCGGTTCCATGCGTCTGATCCGATTGTCGTTCATGGCCGCTACCAGTACGTGGCACGCTGTTTGCTGG
The Chromatiales bacterium 21-64-14 genome window above contains:
- a CDS encoding camphor resistance protein CrcB (may be involved in chromosome condensation; overexpression in Escherichia coli protects against decondensation by camphor; overexpressing the protein results in an increase in supercoiling), which translates into the protein MTRLLAIAAGGAVGALLRYWVSTGMHVLLGRDFPYGTLTVNVTGCLAMGFLSVLFLERMEVGPEWRAAILIGLLGAFTTFSTFSIETFNLIEGAQYFKAGLNMTLSLAACMVATWVGVLGGRTL
- a CDS encoding serine--tRNA ligase; translated protein: MLDPRILRSDSEGCAAQLARRGFHLDTGRLNELEGARKALQSHTQELQNQRNRSAKAIGVAKAQGQDVAPLLAEASGLGDELKIAEVRLQHLQAELDDLLMEIPNLPHPAVPDGRDETDNAELRRWGVPPQFPFPPRDHVDLGAGLGLMDFDAAAKLSGARFVVLHGPLARLHRALIQFMLDLHTGEHGYREVYVPYLVNAESLRGTGQLPKFGEDLFAVQGDSGLYLIPTAEVPVTNLARDAILPAEALPLRFVCHTPSFRSEAGSYGKDTRGMIRQHQFEKVELVQIVPPGQSDAALEQLTNHAEEVLRRLGLAYRTMALCSGDLGFAAARTYDLEVWLPGQQCYREISSCSGFGDFQARRLKARWRNPETGKPELVHTLNGSGLAVGRTLVAVLENYQDADGSVRVPEVLRSYMQGLERIAPGC
- a CDS encoding recombination factor protein RarA; protein product: MEAMQDRATDHRPLADRMRPRNVGEFIGQAHLLGCGKPLRRALDEGRLHSMVLWGPPGSGKTTLARIMAVTCDAQFLQLSAVLSGVKDIRAAVEQARVALAAGGRTVLFVDEVHRFNTAQQDAFLPYVEDGTLIFVGATTENPSFALNNALLSRARTYVLKALTVEDLRQVVDQALMDGERGLGVRCLELAAPLRDLLATAADGDGRRVLNLLELAADLAENRGGVAHISAAAIQDVVAGGVRRFDKGGDAFYDQISALHKSVRGSAPDAALYWLVRMLDGGCDPRYIARRVVRMACEDIGNADPRALALALQAWDVQERLGSPEGELALGQAVVYLACAPKSNAVYAAFNAALEDVRRGGSLEVPAHLRNAPTGLMKQLGHGKDYRYAHDEPDAYAVGEQYFPEGLGQRRYYQPVPRGLEIRIGERLAELRARDGRAGKGPKG
- a CDS encoding outer membrane lipoprotein carrier protein LolA, whose protein sequence is MPGTKRPAVWPVVLMLGMVLTAGYAAAAARPDPAHPLAAFLDGLQTLRADFAQSVVDDRGQVVQKSRGTLYLERPGRFRWDYQEPPELIVADGKRLWFYDSGLEQVTVRPLEQGLGDLPVALLTSTRSVETRFHIRDLGIGDGLHWLRLIPRTKGSGFDWMRLGFRGDLLVRMQLRDSLGQTTRIAFTQVQRNPKLDPKLFQFTPPPGVDVIGNPGPVPGRPASGGAPSSTNPR
- a CDS encoding molybdenum cofactor guanylyltransferase, with translation MNARELTGVVLAGGRGQRMGGVDKGLVSLCGRPLIEHVLTALAPQVGEVLISANRNHAAYRRYGCRVVADVWEGYPGPLAGIASALQAAATTHVLCVPCDAPDLPADLGRRLAAALKGGDRAAVVHDGVRRQPLFVLLARDLELDLQRYLGEGGRAARDWLERVAAVPVDFSHQADAFHNLNTLEDLRGLEVQLRRHDPAD
- a CDS encoding cell division protein FtsK, which codes for MAQATRKKSPAASVTRPPHRGLREAILILLTVVGVYLLVALATYNPADPSWSHSGSAGPVRNYGGVAGAWFADVFLSGFGYLAYLFPVMAVYSGWLVYQDRLRSAGFDGRLLLLRWVGFLLTVGAGCGLATLHFGHTPVPLPLDAGGILGDLITHLLVRLFGYLGASLLLLALFLGGVTLFTGLSWLALMDRTGRYLLDGLDWLQHRLSRLRAEWATRRVRRDRERERDGEIQQERAQVHARGRPRIEPVVPRIEPSLRVERERQVPLFEAQDSELPPLALLDPPEPNPDGYSTEALEVMSRQVEGKLRDFGVEVTVESVHPGPVITRFELQPAPGVKVSQISNLAKDVARALSAVSVRVVEVIPGKSVVGLEIPNEAREQVSLGEILRSEEYDHASSPLTLALGKDIGGRPVVADLTRMPHLLVAGTTGSGKSVALNAMLLSLLYKATAQQVRLILIDPKMLELSVYEGVPHLLTPVVTDMKEAANALRWCVAEMERRYQLMSKLGVRNIAGYNRKVQEAIERKEPIPDPLFEASPLEGAPAPPTLEPLPYIVVLIDEFADMMMVVGKKVEELIARLAQKARASGIHLILATQRPSVDVITGLIKANIPTRIAFQVSSKVDSRTILDQMGAEQLLGHGDMLYLPPGTGLPVRVHGAYVADHEVHKVVEQLRRKGAPEYYEEILQDREELGAAGAEANGGELDPLYDQAVRIVTESRRASISGVQRRLKIGYNRAARMIEEMERTGVVGPLQSNGAREVLAGSPPED